The proteins below are encoded in one region of uncultured Eubacteriales bacterium:
- the agcS gene encoding Sodium/alanine symporter AgcS: protein METFTHIITVIDEFVWGVPMIVLLFGTHIFLTFRTGFIQRKTFTGIRLSVARDTGAPGDVSQFQALATALASTIGTGNIVGVGTAIYLGGPGAVLWCWLTGVFGIATKYAESLIAVKYRVRTKDGRMLGGAMYALERGLNMKWLGVIFAFLAAVASFGIGNGTQINAIAEVIENNVTFVHIPRIAIGVVLGAFTAAVILGGIQSIARVCERLVPFMAVFYTLGCIYILYINADYLLPALSAIVRLAFSPGAVAGGLVGQGIMAAARFGVARGLFSNESGMGSAPLVASAARTRNSVRQALVSSTGTFWDTVVSCAITGLVLVSTIMKNPGVNMSDITNGGQMTTMAFRQIPVVGPVILVVGIITFAYATVLGWSYYGERCAEYLLGKKAILPYKLLYVAVAVAAPVLSLDLVWYIADILNALMAIPNLVAVLMLSDTVSKETKHYLKNLNEIDHTPIPVVDR, encoded by the coding sequence ATGGAGACATTTACGCATATCATTACGGTCATCGACGAATTTGTCTGGGGCGTGCCGATGATCGTCCTGCTCTTCGGTACCCATATCTTCCTGACCTTCCGCACCGGCTTTATCCAGCGCAAGACCTTCACCGGAATCCGCCTCTCGGTTGCCCGGGATACGGGCGCGCCGGGCGATGTGAGCCAGTTCCAGGCCCTCGCCACGGCTCTGGCCTCTACCATCGGCACGGGCAACATCGTGGGTGTGGGTACAGCCATCTACCTGGGCGGCCCCGGCGCGGTACTGTGGTGCTGGCTTACCGGCGTATTCGGCATCGCAACCAAATACGCCGAGAGTTTGATTGCCGTCAAGTACCGGGTCAGGACCAAGGACGGCCGGATGCTGGGCGGGGCCATGTACGCCCTGGAGCGGGGTCTCAATATGAAGTGGCTGGGCGTCATCTTCGCATTCCTGGCCGCCGTGGCCTCCTTCGGCATCGGCAACGGCACCCAGATCAACGCCATCGCCGAGGTCATTGAGAACAACGTGACCTTTGTGCACATCCCCCGTATCGCCATTGGCGTCGTCCTGGGAGCCTTCACCGCCGCCGTCATCCTCGGCGGCATCCAGTCCATCGCCCGGGTGTGTGAGCGCCTGGTGCCCTTCATGGCGGTTTTTTACACCCTGGGCTGCATTTACATCTTATATATCAATGCGGACTATCTACTTCCCGCTCTCTCGGCCATCGTCAGGCTGGCTTTCTCCCCTGGTGCGGTGGCGGGGGGCCTGGTCGGGCAGGGCATCATGGCGGCGGCCCGCTTTGGCGTGGCCCGGGGCCTATTCTCCAACGAGTCGGGCATGGGCTCGGCGCCCCTCGTGGCCTCCGCCGCCCGGACGCGCAACAGCGTCCGCCAGGCGTTGGTCTCCTCCACCGGCACTTTCTGGGACACGGTGGTGTCCTGTGCCATCACGGGTCTCGTTTTGGTCTCTACCATTATGAAAAACCCCGGCGTCAATATGTCCGATATCACCAACGGCGGGCAGATGACAACTATGGCTTTCCGCCAGATACCTGTCGTCGGCCCTGTGATCCTGGTGGTGGGCATTATCACTTTCGCCTACGCAACCGTCCTGGGCTGGAGCTACTACGGGGAGCGGTGCGCCGAGTATCTGCTGGGCAAGAAGGCCATTTTGCCCTATAAGCTTCTCTATGTGGCGGTGGCGGTAGCGGCGCCGGTACTTTCGCTGGACCTCGTGTGGTATATTGCTGACATCTTAAACGCTCTCATGGCCATCCCAAACCTGGTGGCCGTGCTGATGCTGTCGGATACGGTGTCGAAGGAGACCAAGCACTACCTAAAAAATTTAAATGAGATCGACCACACCCCCATCCCCGTTGTGGACCGTTAA
- a CDS encoding Peptidase, S41 family, with amino-acid sequence MKMMRKLLALLLTLSLLAAPALALTTEQAAELLDTYYVDGVPDRVLEQTTVEGMLEALGDPYTEYFDAETYASFMDSMKDTVTYGIGVSMQEEEGGLRITEVLSGLGAEKAGILAGDLVTAVDGKTIVGVPLDTARGWISGEEGTQVLITVSRDGKSLTYTVTRAKIVIEATASTLVDGHIGYIICTTFGPETYGHFADGIEAYDDAADRWIVDLRSNGGGDVDASVQSAGTFVGSGDMAYLQDSDGRYGVYRSDEGSLSLDPVIVLTDGYTASASEMFSFIVRDRQAGLVIGERTYGKGVAQIMLDESVEPDYFEDGSALKVTAYRIFSPDGATDDRVGVIPHLLVDAGLADSVAYLLSASNPKGDTKGMLRIDMGWRWYVDLNVAASKEFLPVFTALLEAVPESTRLWLGTGGADGWQMTTADAVAERYGLTGYAARAFSDTENSPYAAAISSLATYEIISGPGDGAFLPDATLTRGQLCSLLAQALRYTSDHTGTFADVPADAYYAPAVEAMYAAGLVAGGGDGLFHPDEPVDHQQYITILARAAQRLSMKFAGIELESGSPELEQEALAPYAKWARESVWLLDGSQVNPLGMGVSLLWESLTDIAPTAPTTRAEAAAGLYSLLAYTGILPA; translated from the coding sequence ATGAAAATGATGAGAAAGCTCTTGGCACTCCTCCTCACCCTGAGCCTGCTCGCCGCCCCCGCGCTGGCTTTGACCACCGAACAGGCGGCTGAGCTGCTGGATACCTATTACGTGGACGGCGTCCCCGACCGTGTGCTGGAGCAGACCACGGTGGAGGGGATGCTGGAGGCACTGGGGGACCCCTACACCGAATATTTTGACGCCGAGACCTACGCCTCCTTCATGGACAGTATGAAGGACACCGTCACCTACGGCATCGGCGTCTCCATGCAGGAGGAGGAAGGCGGCCTGCGGATCACCGAAGTCCTCTCCGGCCTGGGGGCCGAGAAGGCGGGCATCCTGGCCGGGGACCTCGTCACCGCGGTGGACGGCAAGACTATTGTGGGGGTACCGCTGGACACCGCCCGTGGCTGGATCTCCGGGGAGGAGGGTACCCAGGTGCTCATCACGGTTTCACGGGACGGAAAGAGCCTTACTTACACTGTCACCCGTGCCAAGATCGTCATAGAGGCCACCGCATCCACTCTGGTGGACGGCCACATCGGCTACATCATTTGTACCACCTTCGGCCCCGAGACCTACGGCCATTTTGCCGACGGCATCGAGGCCTACGACGACGCGGCCGACCGCTGGATCGTAGACCTGCGCAGCAACGGCGGCGGGGATGTGGATGCCTCCGTCCAGTCAGCGGGGACCTTCGTGGGCAGCGGGGACATGGCCTACCTCCAGGACAGCGACGGGCGCTACGGTGTCTACAGGAGCGACGAGGGCAGTCTCTCCCTGGACCCCGTGATCGTCCTCACCGACGGATATACCGCCAGCGCGTCCGAGATGTTCTCCTTCATCGTCCGGGACCGGCAGGCGGGTCTGGTCATCGGGGAGCGGACCTACGGCAAGGGCGTGGCCCAGATTATGCTGGACGAAAGCGTGGAGCCCGACTATTTTGAGGACGGCTCCGCCCTCAAGGTGACGGCATATCGCATCTTCTCCCCAGACGGGGCCACCGACGACCGGGTGGGCGTCATCCCCCACCTACTGGTGGACGCGGGCCTGGCTGACAGCGTTGCCTACCTCCTCTCGGCCTCCAACCCCAAGGGAGACACCAAGGGGATGCTCCGAATCGACATGGGCTGGCGCTGGTACGTGGACCTGAACGTTGCTGCCAGCAAGGAATTCCTCCCCGTTTTTACCGCACTGCTGGAGGCCGTTCCGGAGAGTACCCGACTCTGGCTCGGCACCGGCGGGGCTGACGGCTGGCAGATGACCACAGCAGACGCGGTGGCGGAGCGGTACGGGCTGACCGGCTATGCCGCCCGCGCGTTCTCCGACACGGAGAATAGCCCCTACGCCGCTGCGATATCCTCTCTCGCAACCTATGAGATCATCTCCGGGCCGGGGGACGGCGCTTTTCTGCCCGACGCAACCCTCACCCGGGGCCAGCTCTGCTCATTGCTGGCCCAGGCCCTGCGCTATACCTCCGATCACACGGGCACCTTTGCCGACGTGCCCGCCGACGCGTACTATGCGCCGGCGGTGGAGGCCATGTATGCCGCCGGACTGGTCGCCGGCGGGGGCGACGGCCTCTTCCACCCCGACGAGCCGGTGGATCACCAGCAGTATATCACCATCCTGGCCCGGGCCGCCCAGCGGCTGAGTATGAAGTTTGCGGGTATCGAGCTGGAGAGCGGCTCGCCCGAGCTGGAGCAGGAGGCTCTGGCCCCTTATGCCAAGTGGGCGCGGGAGAGCGTCTGGCTCCTGGACGGCAGCCAGGTAAATCCTCTGGGCATGGGCGTCAGCCTTCTGTGGGAGAGCTTGACCGACATCGCACCCACAGCCCCCACCACCCGCGCCGAAGCCGCCGCGGGGCTCTACAGCCTCCTGGCGTATACGGGTATTTTGCCAGCCTAG
- a CDS encoding conserved exported hypothetical protein (Evidence 4 : Homologs of previously reported genes of unknown function) — protein MTMKLKRILTAALAAAVLTGSALAADDAIAIPLEDGAVTPAAADQSVYEINRRTDNDAIRVWGTVQELGEQSVYIENSSDGAPYQKIVVKISEDTAIVDAVTGAAKTFADLKEGETLYAYVSPAMTRSMPPQSVAELVICNIPADLGVPTYAQVEHVTEQEDGKIDLLVSGAMILHLDAETELLSYGSETAPTLADIKPGAMVLSWYQIVAMSYPGQAGPSRVVLFPYEYAGYLSAGEGSLSVNGKALDLDESVRPFAQDGKLMVPVRKLAEALGCTVTWDAQDPAAVAVTKDGESLYSLTIGGDTMVLEGDMAMSVSAPVTARNGVTFACVDDLLVAHNAKLESQSVFG, from the coding sequence ATGACCATGAAACTGAAACGCATCCTCACTGCCGCTCTTGCCGCCGCCGTCCTCACCGGCAGCGCCCTTGCCGCCGATGACGCTATCGCCATCCCGCTGGAGGACGGTGCGGTCACGCCTGCCGCCGCTGATCAGAGCGTCTATGAGATAAATCGCCGGACCGATAATGACGCCATCCGGGTCTGGGGTACGGTTCAGGAGCTGGGCGAGCAGTCCGTCTATATTGAAAACAGCAGCGACGGTGCCCCCTACCAGAAGATTGTCGTGAAGATCTCTGAGGATACTGCCATTGTGGACGCTGTCACCGGCGCGGCCAAAACCTTTGCCGACCTCAAGGAGGGGGAGACACTCTACGCCTATGTCAGCCCCGCCATGACCCGCAGCATGCCGCCCCAGTCGGTGGCTGAGCTGGTCATCTGCAACATCCCCGCCGACCTCGGCGTTCCCACTTACGCTCAGGTCGAGCACGTGACCGAGCAGGAGGACGGCAAGATCGACCTCCTGGTGTCCGGCGCTATGATCCTTCACCTGGACGCGGAGACGGAGCTCCTGTCCTACGGGAGCGAGACGGCTCCTACCCTTGCCGATATCAAGCCCGGCGCCATGGTTCTCTCCTGGTACCAGATCGTCGCCATGTCCTACCCCGGCCAGGCCGGCCCCAGCAGGGTGGTGCTCTTCCCCTACGAGTACGCGGGGTATCTCTCCGCCGGGGAGGGCAGCCTCTCTGTGAACGGCAAGGCCCTGGACCTGGATGAGAGCGTCCGGCCCTTCGCCCAGGACGGAAAGCTGATGGTTCCCGTCCGCAAGCTGGCTGAGGCCCTGGGCTGCACCGTCACCTGGGATGCCCAGGACCCTGCCGCCGTCGCCGTGACCAAGGACGGGGAGAGCCTCTACTCCCTCACCATCGGCGGCGATACCATGGTGCTGGAAGGCGACATGGCGATGAGCGTGTCCGCCCCCGTGACGGCCCGGAACGGAGTTACCTTCGCCTGCGTGGACGACCTGCTGGTGGCCCACAACGCGAAACTGGAGAGCCAGAGCGTTTTTGGCTAA
- a CDS encoding conserved membrane hypothetical protein (Evidence 4 : Homologs of previously reported genes of unknown function), which produces MEMKKSILKNAVFWLLSAAPIAATAALYGSLPEQVPIHWDLGGTVEYGPKSSLWLLSLMGLAVAAAMRILPKVDPRRENYKRFGKYYDVTLLAIILLLDTIYAVTVSEALHPGRLSVSRVVTCGVGLLFAVLGNVMPKFKSNFFAGTRTPWSLSDPDVWNRTQRLSGWLFFALGAVLLLAGLLFPEGAMFAILLAGVIVVVIVPTVMSYLWYRQKHPKGE; this is translated from the coding sequence ATGGAGATGAAGAAGAGCATACTTAAAAACGCCGTTTTCTGGCTCCTGTCGGCAGCTCCTATAGCTGCCACGGCGGCGCTGTACGGCAGCCTCCCCGAACAGGTGCCCATCCACTGGGACCTGGGCGGCACAGTGGAGTACGGACCCAAGAGTTCCCTGTGGCTCCTCTCCCTCATGGGGCTGGCGGTGGCCGCCGCCATGCGCATTCTTCCCAAGGTGGACCCCCGGAGGGAAAACTATAAGCGGTTCGGGAAGTACTACGACGTGACCCTTCTCGCCATTATCCTCCTGCTGGACACGATCTACGCCGTCACCGTGTCCGAGGCGCTGCACCCTGGCAGGCTCTCGGTGTCCCGGGTGGTCACCTGTGGCGTAGGGCTGCTCTTCGCGGTGCTGGGCAACGTCATGCCCAAGTTCAAAAGCAATTTCTTTGCAGGCACACGTACGCCCTGGAGCCTGTCCGACCCCGACGTATGGAACCGCACCCAGCGCCTTAGCGGGTGGCTGTTCTTCGCCCTTGGGGCAGTCCTCCTCCTCGCCGGGCTGCTTTTTCCGGAGGGGGCCATGTTTGCCATTCTGCTTGCGGGAGTGATCGTAGTGGTGATCGTCCCCACCGTTATGTCCTATCTATGGTACCGCCAAAAACACCCCAAAGGGGAATGA
- the sdpR gene encoding Transcriptional repressor SdpR, translating into MGFQETFKALSDPTRRRILDILKLGGRTAGEIGSQFDMTAATVSHHLAVLREAGLVDQDKRGKYVYYELNMSVLDELVGWVASLKGGDGDEEEHT; encoded by the coding sequence ATGGGATTTCAAGAGACATTCAAGGCCCTGTCCGACCCCACCCGGCGGCGGATTCTGGACATCCTGAAGTTGGGCGGGCGCACGGCGGGGGAGATCGGCAGCCAGTTCGATATGACGGCGGCCACCGTCTCCCACCACTTGGCCGTCCTGCGGGAGGCGGGTCTTGTGGACCAGGATAAGCGGGGGAAATATGTCTACTACGAACTGAACATGTCGGTGCTGGACGAGCTCGTAGGCTGGGTCGCATCGCTGAAGGGAGGGGATGGAGATGAAGAAGAGCATACTTAA
- a CDS encoding hypothetical protein (Evidence 5 : No homology to any previously reported sequences): protein MMFSATNDGSVGPLPCGFMSCGAAVGLLAGTSREEKRAMRQAERAERAFRAQKGYRDSSPLSLLLYKLRSGSTAQLH from the coding sequence ATGATGTTCAGCGCCACAAACGATGGCTCGGTCGGTCCCCTGCCCTGCGGCTTTATGTCCTGCGGCGCGGCGGTGGGCCTGCTGGCGGGCACCAGCCGGGAGGAGAAGCGGGCCATGCGCCAGGCGGAGCGGGCTGAGCGCGCGTTCCGGGCCCAGAAGGGCTACCGGGACAGCTCCCCCCTCTCCCTGCTGCTCTATAAGCTGCGCTCCGGCAGTACGGCACAGCTACATTGA
- a CDS encoding hypothetical protein (Evidence 5 : No homology to any previously reported sequences), whose amino-acid sequence MITPHPVNLDVKLNTRECAIPPTSDADEKAALTRAKKAEIGFRIFKGYKKDSLWAKIKYFFKEI is encoded by the coding sequence ATGATCACGCCTCACCCCGTCAACCTGGACGTGAAGCTGAACACACGGGAATGTGCCATCCCGCCCACCTCAGACGCGGACGAAAAGGCCGCCCTCACGCGGGCCAAGAAAGCGGAGATAGGCTTCCGCATATTCAAAGGCTACAAAAAGGACAGCCTCTGGGCCAAAATTAAGTACTTTTTCAAAGAAATATGA
- a CDS encoding conserved membrane hypothetical protein (Evidence 4 : Homologs of previously reported genes of unknown function) codes for MRKFKALLVLNLKAMLSSFRFGGKKKALSGVGAAAFLAFLGLYLSGTYSFLLASQLAPLGMVRLVILMMPVLVVGMGLMFTVFAAQGVVFGGRDNDLMLSLPVSAFTLLLSRTLALYLENLLFAVFVMAPAGVAYLAYGGDGGAGFLLTLLLCTALLALLPTTLDLAVGFVLAWLSGRVGKRPLITNLLYSGAFILLLVFLFRLNFSIQNLTLSAAAGIESGFSLWGLPFALLMEATCDGNFLSLILFAALCVLPFLLVVWLFSGRYGRIVTTLGAKSARSDYKLGVLSAAGARRALLMKESRRFFSTPIYFFNAGFGLVLMAVGGPATLVFRSKVEEYLRELGDFAALLPILPLLCAALAFLVTMTAITASSVSLEGKMLWILKEAPIPYEEIVAVKAGFQLLLELPCLLLASVCLTFAFSLGGADCLILFLVNAVLAVFCALFGLFINLSMPKLDAPNDAIVVKQSGAAMLGTFVPMLLVLALSFAWYFIRVPMGELPALLVCALPPAVGSALLLRLLNTRGKKLWLEL; via the coding sequence ATGCGCAAATTCAAGGCGTTGCTGGTCCTCAACTTGAAGGCCATGCTGTCCTCCTTCCGTTTCGGGGGTAAGAAGAAGGCCCTCTCCGGCGTGGGTGCGGCGGCCTTTTTGGCGTTCCTCGGGCTCTACCTCTCGGGGACGTATAGCTTTCTCCTGGCTTCTCAGCTGGCACCTCTGGGGATGGTGCGGCTGGTGATTTTGATGATGCCGGTTCTGGTGGTGGGCATGGGGCTCATGTTCACCGTCTTCGCCGCCCAGGGCGTGGTCTTCGGCGGGCGGGACAACGACCTCATGCTCTCCCTGCCTGTCTCGGCCTTCACCCTCCTCCTTAGCCGTACTTTGGCGCTGTATCTCGAAAACCTGCTCTTTGCCGTCTTCGTCATGGCCCCCGCAGGGGTGGCGTACCTCGCCTACGGCGGTGACGGAGGCGCGGGGTTCCTCCTCACGCTGCTCCTGTGCACCGCCCTTCTCGCCCTGCTGCCCACGACGCTCGATCTGGCGGTGGGTTTCGTCCTCGCCTGGCTCTCGGGCCGCGTTGGGAAGAGACCCCTGATCACGAACCTTCTCTACTCCGGAGCCTTTATCCTGCTGCTGGTCTTCCTCTTCCGGCTCAACTTTTCCATCCAGAACCTTACCCTCTCCGCGGCGGCGGGCATCGAGAGCGGTTTCAGTCTCTGGGGTCTGCCCTTCGCCCTGCTGATGGAGGCGACCTGTGATGGAAATTTTCTCTCCCTCATCCTCTTTGCCGCCCTGTGTGTCCTGCCCTTCCTGCTGGTGGTCTGGCTCTTTTCCGGGCGGTATGGGCGCATCGTTACCACCCTGGGGGCCAAGAGCGCCCGCAGCGACTATAAGCTGGGTGTGCTATCTGCGGCGGGTGCCCGCAGGGCCCTCCTGATGAAGGAGAGCAGGCGCTTTTTCTCCACGCCCATCTATTTTTTTAATGCCGGTTTCGGCCTGGTGCTGATGGCGGTGGGGGGCCCTGCCACTCTGGTGTTCCGCTCAAAGGTGGAGGAGTACCTCCGTGAGCTGGGGGACTTTGCCGCCCTGCTGCCCATCCTTCCCCTCCTCTGCGCGGCCCTCGCCTTTCTGGTGACCATGACTGCCATCACCGCCTCGTCGGTGAGCCTGGAGGGGAAGATGCTCTGGATTCTAAAGGAGGCCCCCATCCCCTATGAGGAGATCGTCGCCGTCAAGGCGGGCTTTCAGCTTTTGCTTGAGCTGCCCTGCCTCCTGTTGGCCTCCGTCTGCCTGACTTTCGCTTTCTCCCTCGGTGGGGCGGACTGCCTCATCCTCTTTTTGGTAAATGCCGTCCTTGCCGTTTTCTGCGCCCTCTTCGGCCTCTTCATCAACCTCTCCATGCCCAAGCTGGACGCGCCCAACGACGCCATCGTGGTCAAGCAGTCCGGGGCCGCCATGCTGGGCACCTTCGTGCCTATGCTCTTAGTCCTCGCGCTGAGTTTTGCATGGTACTTCATCCGGGTGCCTATGGGCGAGCTGCCCGCTTTGCTTGTCTGTGCCTTGCCGCCTGCCGTCGGCAGCGCTCTTCTACTGCGGCTTTTAAATACCAGGGGGAAGAAACTCTGGCTGGAACTATAG
- the topB gene encoding DNA topoisomerase 3: MAKTLVLAEKPSVGRELARVLGCKRGGDGCLEGEGYIVTWALGHLVELAAPESYDKTWEKWDMLTLPMLPQRMKTTVIKETSRQFRAVQALMKRGDVSDLVIATDSGREGELVARWIMEKAGWTKPAKRLWISSQTDKAIKEGFRALRPAKEYDNLFYSARARSEADWLVGLNVTRALTCKYGAQLSAGRVQTPTLTLIVDREEEIRRFVPKEYYTVSVKTSGFNAGWKDKAGQGRTFDKARAEALAARLNGKTGILTEVKKAYKQVPPPSAYDLTELQRDANKKYAYSAKETLSLMQSLYENHKILTYPRTDSRYISDDVVATLPERLSAVAVEGYKDLARQILKNRPLSTRFLVNNAKVTDHHAIIPTEEQPDLWRLSGPERNIYDLVVRRFLAVLLPPCEYEEVRLALTVDGETFTAKGKTMKNPGWRAAYDRTFALDDEEEDDTDEREQALPPLRQGDRVEILNARANTGHTAPPKRYTEATLLTAMEHPHSQVKDREQGRILEETGGLGTPATRADIIEKLFSAFYIERRGKELVPTSKGAQVVGLAPEELRSAQLTAQWEKRLGDIAQGREKETAFVGEMRSFASRLVGEVKQSDATYKHDNVSREKCPDCGKFLLNVQGKRGKMLVCPDRECGYRRSVTQTTNARCPNCHKKMELRGEGEKQMFACVCGYREKLSDFKAKHETGSAGKRDVQRFLESQKEEKGSSAMAEQLKKWMEQNQK, from the coding sequence ATGGCAAAAACATTGGTACTGGCAGAGAAACCCTCCGTCGGACGGGAGCTGGCCCGGGTCTTGGGCTGCAAGCGGGGCGGCGACGGCTGCCTGGAGGGGGAGGGCTACATCGTCACCTGGGCGTTAGGCCATCTGGTGGAGCTGGCCGCCCCGGAGAGCTACGATAAGACCTGGGAGAAGTGGGATATGCTCACTTTGCCCATGCTGCCCCAGAGGATGAAGACCACCGTCATCAAGGAGACTTCCCGGCAGTTCCGCGCCGTCCAGGCCCTGATGAAACGGGGGGACGTAAGCGACCTGGTCATCGCCACCGACTCGGGCCGGGAGGGGGAGCTGGTGGCCCGCTGGATCATGGAAAAGGCGGGCTGGACTAAGCCCGCCAAGCGCCTGTGGATCTCCTCCCAGACCGACAAGGCCATCAAGGAGGGCTTTCGCGCCCTCCGCCCCGCTAAGGAGTACGACAACCTCTTCTACTCCGCCCGGGCGAGGAGCGAAGCCGACTGGCTGGTGGGCCTCAACGTTACCCGCGCACTCACCTGCAAGTATGGGGCCCAGCTCTCCGCCGGGCGGGTCCAGACCCCCACGCTGACCCTCATCGTAGACCGGGAGGAGGAAATCCGCCGTTTCGTGCCCAAGGAGTACTACACGGTTTCGGTCAAGACATCTGGTTTTAACGCGGGCTGGAAGGATAAGGCCGGGCAGGGGAGGACCTTCGATAAGGCCAGGGCCGAGGCCCTGGCCGCCCGCCTGAACGGGAAGACCGGAATCCTCACCGAGGTGAAGAAGGCCTACAAGCAGGTCCCGCCCCCGTCGGCCTACGACCTGACCGAGCTCCAGCGGGACGCCAACAAGAAGTACGCCTACTCTGCCAAGGAGACCTTGTCCCTCATGCAGTCCCTCTACGAAAACCACAAAATCCTAACCTACCCCCGCACCGACTCCCGCTACATCTCGGACGATGTGGTGGCCACCCTTCCGGAGCGGCTCTCCGCCGTGGCAGTGGAGGGGTACAAGGATTTGGCCCGGCAGATTTTAAAGAACAGGCCCCTGTCCACCCGCTTTCTCGTCAATAATGCCAAGGTGACCGACCACCACGCCATTATACCCACTGAGGAGCAGCCCGATCTCTGGCGGCTCTCCGGCCCGGAGCGGAATATCTACGACCTGGTGGTGCGGCGGTTTCTGGCCGTGCTGCTGCCCCCCTGTGAGTACGAGGAGGTCCGCCTCGCCCTCACAGTGGACGGGGAGACCTTCACCGCCAAGGGTAAGACCATGAAGAACCCCGGCTGGCGCGCCGCCTATGACCGCACCTTTGCGCTGGACGACGAGGAGGAGGACGACACCGACGAGCGGGAACAGGCTCTGCCGCCTCTGCGGCAGGGGGACCGGGTAGAGATCTTGAACGCCCGGGCCAATACGGGCCACACCGCACCCCCAAAGCGGTACACCGAGGCAACCCTCCTCACTGCCATGGAACACCCCCATTCCCAGGTAAAGGACCGGGAACAGGGGCGTATCCTGGAGGAGACCGGCGGTCTGGGCACTCCGGCCACCCGGGCCGATATCATTGAAAAGCTCTTCTCCGCGTTCTATATCGAGCGGCGGGGGAAGGAGCTGGTACCCACCTCCAAGGGTGCCCAGGTGGTAGGCCTCGCACCGGAAGAGCTGCGCAGTGCCCAGCTCACCGCCCAGTGGGAAAAGCGCCTGGGCGATATCGCCCAGGGTCGGGAGAAGGAGACCGCCTTCGTGGGAGAGATGCGCTCCTTTGCCTCCCGCCTGGTGGGGGAGGTCAAGCAGAGCGACGCCACCTACAAGCACGACAACGTCAGCCGGGAGAAGTGCCCCGACTGTGGAAAGTTCCTTCTGAATGTTCAGGGCAAGCGGGGCAAAATGCTGGTCTGCCCCGACCGGGAGTGCGGCTACCGCCGCAGCGTCACCCAGACTACAAACGCCCGCTGCCCCAACTGCCACAAGAAGATGGAGCTGCGGGGCGAGGGGGAGAAGCAGATGTTCGCCTGTGTCTGCGGCTACCGGGAAAAGCTGTCTGACTTTAAGGCCAAGCACGAGACCGGTTCCGCCGGCAAACGGGATGTCCAGCGGTTCCTGGAGAGCCAGAAGGAGGAGAAGGGATCCTCCGCTATGGCCGAGCAGCTCAAGAAGTGGATGGAGCAGAACCAGAAGTAG
- a CDS encoding ABC transporter, ATP-binding protein, translating to MLSIQHYSKTYPGGKRAVDDLSLTVAPGEIFGFIGHNGAGKTTTLRAVAGVMDFTEGTITIDGHDIRADSTAAKRVTAFLPDNPDLYDFLTGIQYLTFIADLYDLSQADRQARIGKFGDAFELTGSLGSPIGSYSHGMKQKLALISALIREPRLLILDEPFVGLDPVASHLLKGYLRETCDGGGAVFFSTHVLEVAEKLCDKIAIIKDGKLVRQGKTADLVGDSSLEQVFLELEGEKG from the coding sequence ATGCTAAGTATCCAGCACTATTCCAAGACCTACCCCGGCGGCAAGCGGGCGGTGGATGACCTGAGCCTCACCGTGGCTCCGGGGGAGATTTTTGGCTTTATCGGGCATAACGGCGCGGGCAAGACTACCACACTTCGGGCGGTTGCCGGGGTGATGGACTTCACCGAGGGGACCATCACCATCGACGGGCACGATATCCGTGCAGACTCTACTGCGGCGAAACGGGTCACTGCCTTCCTGCCTGATAACCCCGACCTCTATGATTTCCTCACCGGCATCCAGTACCTCACCTTTATCGCGGACCTATATGACCTCTCCCAGGCGGACCGCCAGGCGCGTATCGGTAAATTCGGTGACGCCTTTGAGCTCACCGGCAGCCTGGGCAGCCCCATCGGCAGCTACTCCCACGGCATGAAACAGAAACTGGCCCTCATATCCGCACTCATCCGGGAGCCCCGGCTCCTCATCCTAGACGAGCCCTTCGTGGGTCTGGACCCGGTGGCCTCCCACCTTTTGAAGGGCTACCTGCGGGAGACCTGTGACGGGGGCGGGGCGGTTTTCTTCTCCACCCACGTGCTGGAGGTAGCCGAAAAGCTATGTGACAAGATCGCCATCATCAAGGACGGAAAACTGGTGCGTCAGGGGAAAACCGCTGACCTGGTGGGGGACTCCAGCCTGGAGCAGGTCTTCCTGGAGCTGGAAGGGGAGAAGGGCTGA